The proteins below are encoded in one region of Terriglobia bacterium:
- a CDS encoding sigma-70 family RNA polymerase sigma factor, giving the protein MAVGAQELAMGRPRAAGVDARFEALFHAHYRGIHDVLIRLLGDRAEAEDLALEAFARLFRRAPRLDANPAGWLYRVAMRLGYNALRAARRRDRYEERAGMGAAEASPAPDPSTEAIRREEVRRVRAVLRAMPERKARLLLLRHSGLRYREIALVLGVAPVSVGALLARAERDFERRYAAHEPARGGRRGRWRNVP; this is encoded by the coding sequence ATGGCGGTCGGGGCGCAGGAGCTGGCGATGGGGCGACCGAGGGCCGCGGGCGTCGACGCCCGCTTCGAGGCGCTGTTCCACGCGCACTACCGGGGAATCCACGACGTCCTGATCCGGCTTCTGGGAGATCGCGCCGAGGCCGAGGACCTGGCTCTCGAGGCGTTCGCGCGCCTCTTCAGGCGGGCGCCCCGCCTCGATGCCAACCCCGCCGGCTGGCTCTACAGGGTCGCGATGCGTCTCGGCTACAACGCGCTCAGGGCGGCACGGCGCCGCGACCGGTACGAGGAGCGAGCGGGAATGGGCGCCGCCGAGGCCTCGCCCGCACCCGACCCGTCCACCGAAGCCATTCGTCGGGAAGAGGTCCGGCGGGTGCGGGCGGTGCTGAGGGCGATGCCCGAGCGGAAAGCGCGGCTCCTCCTCCTTCGGCACTCGGGGCTCCGCTACCGGGAGATCGCCCTCGTCCTCGGCGTGGCTCCCGTCTCGGTGGGCGCGCTTCTCGCGCGCGCCGAGCGCGACTTCGAACGGCGGTACGCCGCGCACGAGCCCGCGCGGGGCGGCCGCCGCGGACGATGGAGGAACGTCCCATGA
- a CDS encoding DUF2817 domain-containing protein yields MRGPVRFVTMLLLVVALSPVGVRADTYDTATLVGITTTSKDDVQFLYDRQIDIVGVRGDVVKALVTAEQLEMLFDSGLKVEILYAEMQEDRQRWSEASASFTLATSYYTPSKFNTVNPPAGSLMEHLLQQHDAHPDITRLHNLGASQDGAYDIIAIEVSKNPDVVEAEPKIRIYANIHGDEKGGAMVACDVLDTILAGYTAVPQDSTAERLVDGTEMWFIPIGNPYGNANSTRYNSRSVDCNRNFWGPSGSDAPPAWSEAETAVIRDLTEAATADHAKKRFAVSISFHEGEVVFNSVWNYTTAAPTDEPIFWSSRTGGTGCGSQTIPNCPTLAPHGLAQAYKDGCTMPGFWYTEGYDWYGTRGDTNDWAYGAWTDLDTTVELNTTKTPPAAQIPVYCAEHRQAVLNYMLKAFQGIHGVMTDQSTGAPLDGTVAVTATASADVPVPHAYQAVFTDPLAGDFHRILQPGTYTVVCNAPGHMTTTLTGVVVTADTATVADCPMSATGLSYSSSTLADSCSGGGAYSGDGILDAGEDATLAVTLGNPGSAAATSVQGTLSSTAPGVTITRGSASFADVPGGGTGASFSPHFGFSVGAGVACGTVIPFGIHMAAAQGAWDGNFSVTVGQTSVGTPQTLLTESFDGTTFPPTGWAQVDVSGTAGNWARSTNTVHPSGGGTHSGAGLAYFNSYTAASGSTTRLYRTAGFAIPSSAASASVSFWFYHSTPLPNSNDQVQVQVSTDGTSWSSVGAPVPRYDGSTGWKQHTVSLDAYIGQSSVRVALLGVSVFGYDCHIDDVGVTYIPQGACTMHACDAVPTADLAASLSAPSAVATNGNLGYALGVTNHGPAAAASVQLATSTPANTSFVSMTAPGGWSCSTPAAGASGAVVCTAPTLGASASANFSMVVKVDWCAGNGTTIAGSATVSASTGDPLAPNNGASAVTTVVDDGTCDDGNACTSGDACGGGICAGTPIAGPPEVDDGVQVGRSGTDAVLTWTPPASAASSSVIRGRLDALPVGSAPADELCLASRLPVPTATATDADVPEVGRGFWYAVRGENSCGNGPYGYQGQNGAPTVPEVSFACP; encoded by the coding sequence GTGAGGGGTCCAGTCAGATTCGTCACGATGCTGCTGCTGGTGGTCGCGCTCTCGCCCGTCGGCGTGCGGGCCGACACTTACGACACCGCCACCCTCGTGGGCATCACGACCACGAGCAAGGACGACGTCCAGTTCCTGTACGACCGGCAGATCGACATCGTGGGGGTGCGGGGGGACGTGGTCAAGGCCCTGGTCACCGCCGAGCAGCTCGAGATGCTCTTCGACAGCGGCCTCAAGGTCGAGATCCTCTACGCGGAGATGCAGGAGGACCGCCAGCGCTGGTCGGAGGCGTCGGCCTCGTTCACCCTGGCGACCAGCTACTACACCCCCTCCAAGTTCAACACCGTGAATCCTCCCGCGGGCAGCCTCATGGAGCACCTCCTCCAGCAGCACGACGCCCACCCGGACATCACGCGCCTCCACAATCTCGGCGCGAGCCAGGACGGGGCCTACGACATCATCGCGATCGAGGTCTCGAAGAACCCCGACGTCGTCGAGGCCGAGCCCAAGATCCGCATCTACGCGAACATCCACGGCGACGAGAAGGGCGGGGCGATGGTCGCGTGCGACGTGCTCGACACGATCCTCGCGGGATACACGGCGGTGCCGCAGGACTCGACGGCAGAGAGGCTCGTGGACGGTACCGAGATGTGGTTCATCCCCATCGGGAATCCGTACGGGAACGCCAACAGCACCCGCTACAACAGCCGGAGCGTCGATTGCAACCGGAACTTCTGGGGCCCGTCGGGCTCGGACGCTCCGCCGGCCTGGTCGGAGGCGGAGACCGCGGTCATCCGTGACCTCACCGAAGCGGCCACCGCGGATCACGCCAAGAAGCGTTTCGCCGTGTCCATCTCTTTCCACGAAGGCGAGGTGGTGTTCAACTCGGTGTGGAACTACACCACCGCCGCGCCCACCGACGAGCCGATCTTCTGGTCCTCGAGGACGGGAGGGACCGGGTGCGGGAGCCAGACCATCCCGAACTGCCCGACGCTCGCCCCCCACGGCCTGGCCCAGGCCTACAAGGACGGCTGCACGATGCCGGGGTTCTGGTACACCGAGGGGTACGACTGGTACGGCACCCGCGGCGACACCAACGACTGGGCGTACGGCGCGTGGACCGATCTCGACACCACCGTCGAGCTGAACACCACGAAGACGCCTCCCGCCGCCCAGATCCCCGTTTACTGCGCGGAGCACCGGCAGGCGGTGCTGAACTACATGCTGAAAGCCTTCCAGGGGATCCACGGCGTGATGACGGACCAGAGCACGGGCGCTCCTCTCGACGGCACGGTGGCCGTGACCGCGACGGCCTCCGCCGACGTCCCGGTCCCCCACGCCTACCAGGCGGTCTTCACCGACCCTCTGGCCGGGGACTTCCACAGGATCCTGCAGCCGGGGACCTACACGGTGGTCTGCAACGCGCCGGGGCACATGACGACGACGCTCACCGGCGTGGTCGTGACCGCGGACACCGCGACCGTCGCGGACTGTCCGATGAGCGCCACGGGTCTCAGCTACAGCTCCTCGACCCTCGCGGACTCGTGTTCGGGAGGGGGCGCTTACAGCGGCGACGGGATCCTCGACGCGGGAGAGGACGCGACGCTGGCGGTGACGTTGGGCAATCCGGGATCGGCGGCGGCGACGTCCGTCCAGGGGACGTTGAGCTCCACGGCTCCCGGCGTCACCATCACCCGGGGCTCGGCGTCGTTCGCCGACGTCCCGGGAGGCGGCACGGGGGCGAGCTTCTCTCCGCATTTCGGTTTCAGCGTGGGCGCCGGCGTCGCTTGCGGCACCGTGATCCCCTTCGGCATCCACATGGCCGCCGCACAGGGGGCGTGGGATGGCAACTTCTCGGTCACGGTCGGGCAGACCTCCGTGGGAACCCCTCAGACGTTGCTGACCGAGAGCTTCGACGGCACCACGTTCCCGCCCACGGGGTGGGCCCAGGTGGACGTCAGCGGGACCGCTGGGAATTGGGCGAGGAGCACGAACACGGTCCACCCCTCGGGAGGCGGCACGCACAGCGGCGCCGGGCTCGCGTACTTCAACTCCTATACCGCGGCCTCCGGCAGCACCACGAGACTCTACAGGACCGCGGGCTTCGCCATACCGTCATCGGCTGCCTCGGCCTCCGTGTCGTTCTGGTTCTACCACAGCACGCCCCTCCCGAACAGCAACGACCAGGTGCAGGTGCAGGTCTCGACCGACGGAACGTCGTGGAGCAGTGTGGGCGCGCCGGTCCCGAGATACGACGGCTCGACGGGGTGGAAGCAGCACACCGTCTCCCTCGATGCGTACATCGGGCAATCCAGTGTCCGAGTGGCCTTGCTGGGCGTCAGCGTCTTCGGGTACGACTGCCACATCGACGACGTCGGGGTGACCTACATCCCCCAGGGCGCGTGCACGATGCACGCCTGCGACGCGGTGCCGACCGCCGACCTGGCCGCGTCGCTGTCCGCGCCGTCCGCGGTCGCGACGAACGGCAACCTCGGCTACGCGCTCGGCGTGACGAACCACGGTCCCGCCGCGGCGGCGAGCGTGCAGCTCGCGACGTCGACGCCGGCGAACACGTCGTTCGTCTCGATGACCGCTCCCGGCGGATGGAGCTGCTCGACTCCGGCCGCGGGCGCGAGCGGTGCGGTGGTCTGCACCGCGCCGACGCTGGGCGCGAGCGCGTCGGCGAACTTCTCGATGGTCGTGAAGGTCGACTGGTGTGCGGGGAACGGCACGACGATCGCCGGTAGCGCCACCGTCTCCGCATCGACCGGCGATCCGCTCGCGCCGAACAACGGCGCCTCGGCGGTCACCACGGTCGTGGACGACGGCACGTGCGACGACGGCAACGCCTGCACGTCGGGGGACGCCTGCGGAGGCGGGATCTGTGCCGGGACGCCGATCGCAGGGCCGCCCGAGGTGGACGACGGAGTGCAAGTCGGCCGGAGCGGCACCGACGCGGTGCTGACCTGGACTCCCCCGGCGAGCGCGGCATCGTCGTCCGTGATCCGGGGACGTCTCGACGCCCTGCCCGTCGGATCGGCCCCGGCAGACGAGCTGTGTCTCGCCAGCCGGCTCCCGGTCCCGACGGCGACCGCGACGGACGCGGACGTCCCGGAGGTCGGCCGCGGCTTCTGGTACGCGGTCCGGGGCGAGAACTCCTGCGGGAACGGGCCTTACGGGTACCAGGGCCAGAACGGAGCGCCCACCGTTCCGGAGGTCAGCTTCGCGTGTCCGTGA
- a CDS encoding tetratricopeptide repeat protein: MAAMAARRNREAAGEEGSRFADLARRFRSGLPALLLVVGVAVAYVPALRAGFVWDDDFYVTDNPTLRDAAGLGRIWLKTDANPQYYPVTFTTFWLQYRVGGIDPFGYHLLNVLLHAGSALLLWRVLRKLRIPGALLAGWIFGLHPVMVESVAWVTERKNVLSGILFLVSALLFLRFSLGDGEEGRASDRPAGPRRLAALSLALFVLALLAKSVTATLPVALALLIVWKRRRVTREEAVWLGAMLAIGAGMGLLTARLESLQVGARGADWSLTAVQKTLLASRLIVFYLGKLVWPSKLAFFYERWAIDAGNPAAYLFPAAIAAAAAALWRLRRRIGGGPLVAFLYFGIVLFPALGFFRVYPMRYSWAADHFQYLAALGPIALLSAALAVVSANWAAGDRRARTAAAIPVLALLGALTWRQAGDYRDLETLWRRTVEKSPRAFTAHCALAGLLGREGDGEGAARHFELAIEAKPDYADALNSLGTIRAGQRRVTEAIDLYRRALRAAPENAIVHYNLAGALEASGRADEAMAEFETAIRCSPDPSKLGNDVWLALYRRGMLSPPPGRAQRGLARLLAERGRARDAIGHYRLALTEDPSSRESLLEMGRLLTDTGDQEEAAHCFESALRLEPRDPAAHLEMGLVQERRGDLSRALLEYRETIRLDPRSAVAHHNLAVVLLRTGDTAGAWRETLMAKAGGLEARPEFLRELSSRMPRPPTAPP; this comes from the coding sequence ATGGCCGCGATGGCGGCGCGGAGGAATCGCGAGGCGGCGGGCGAGGAGGGGAGCAGGTTCGCCGATCTCGCGCGGCGGTTCCGGTCCGGGTTGCCGGCGCTCCTCCTGGTCGTGGGCGTCGCCGTCGCGTACGTGCCCGCGCTTCGAGCCGGCTTCGTGTGGGACGACGACTTCTACGTCACCGACAACCCCACGCTGCGCGACGCGGCCGGGCTCGGGCGGATCTGGCTTAAGACCGACGCCAATCCGCAGTATTACCCCGTCACGTTCACGACCTTCTGGCTCCAGTACCGGGTCGGCGGCATCGATCCCTTCGGGTACCACCTTCTCAACGTGCTGCTCCACGCGGGCTCGGCGCTGTTGCTCTGGCGCGTGCTGCGGAAGCTCCGGATCCCGGGAGCGCTGCTCGCCGGCTGGATCTTCGGCCTCCACCCGGTGATGGTCGAGTCGGTCGCCTGGGTCACGGAGCGGAAGAACGTCCTGTCCGGAATCCTGTTCCTCGTCTCCGCGCTGCTCTTCCTCCGATTCTCGCTCGGCGACGGGGAAGAGGGGCGGGCATCGGACCGGCCGGCCGGCCCACGGCGTCTCGCGGCGCTGTCCCTCGCTCTCTTCGTCCTCGCGCTCCTCGCGAAGAGCGTGACCGCGACGCTCCCCGTCGCGCTGGCTCTACTGATCGTCTGGAAGCGGCGGCGCGTGACCCGCGAGGAAGCGGTCTGGCTCGGGGCCATGCTCGCGATCGGAGCCGGGATGGGCCTTCTCACCGCCCGGCTGGAGTCGCTTCAGGTCGGCGCGCGAGGCGCGGATTGGTCGCTGACGGCCGTCCAGAAGACCCTCCTGGCGAGCCGGCTGATCGTCTTCTACCTCGGCAAGCTCGTCTGGCCCTCGAAACTCGCCTTCTTCTACGAGCGATGGGCGATCGACGCCGGCAATCCCGCGGCCTACCTCTTCCCCGCCGCGATCGCCGCCGCCGCGGCGGCCCTCTGGCGCCTCCGCCGCCGGATCGGCGGCGGTCCGCTCGTGGCGTTCCTGTACTTCGGGATCGTGCTCTTCCCCGCCCTCGGCTTCTTCCGCGTGTATCCGATGCGCTACTCGTGGGCTGCCGACCACTTCCAGTACCTCGCCGCCCTGGGGCCGATCGCGCTCCTCTCCGCGGCGCTCGCCGTCGTCTCAGCGAACTGGGCGGCCGGCGACCGCCGGGCGCGGACCGCCGCGGCGATCCCCGTTCTCGCGCTCCTCGGCGCGTTGACCTGGCGCCAGGCGGGGGACTACCGGGACCTCGAGACGCTGTGGAGGCGGACGGTGGAGAAGAGCCCCAGGGCTTTCACGGCTCACTGCGCTCTGGCCGGCCTCCTCGGCCGGGAAGGGGACGGCGAAGGGGCTGCGCGCCATTTCGAGCTCGCCATCGAAGCCAAGCCCGACTACGCCGATGCGCTCAACAGTCTCGGCACGATCCGGGCGGGCCAGAGGAGGGTCACGGAAGCGATCGACCTCTATCGCAGGGCGCTTCGCGCCGCCCCCGAGAACGCGATCGTTCACTACAACCTCGCGGGCGCCCTCGAGGCCTCCGGCCGCGCCGACGAGGCGATGGCGGAATTCGAGACGGCGATACGGTGCTCGCCCGACCCGTCGAAGCTCGGCAACGACGTCTGGCTCGCGCTCTACCGAAGGGGGATGCTCTCCCCCCCGCCCGGCCGGGCGCAGAGGGGGCTGGCCCGCCTGCTGGCCGAAAGAGGCCGCGCGCGTGACGCGATCGGGCACTACCGGCTCGCCCTGACGGAGGATCCCTCGTCGCGCGAGAGTCTCCTCGAGATGGGGCGTCTGCTCACGGACACGGGGGATCAGGAGGAGGCGGCGCACTGCTTCGAGAGCGCCCTCCGTCTCGAACCCCGAGATCCGGCGGCACACCTCGAGATGGGGCTCGTCCAAGAGCGGCGTGGAGATCTCTCCCGCGCCCTGCTCGAGTACCGCGAGACGATCCGTCTCGATCCGCGGTCCGCCGTCGCCCACCACAATCTCGCCGTGGTGCTGTTACGGACCGGCGACACCGCCGGCGCGTGGCGGGAGACCCTCATGGCGAAGGCCGGCGGCCTGGAAGCTCGGCCCGAATTCCTGCGCGAGCTCTCCAGCCGCATGCCCCGCCCTCCCACGGCTCCCCCGTAG